A part of Capsicum annuum cultivar UCD-10X-F1 chromosome 6, UCD10Xv1.1, whole genome shotgun sequence genomic DNA contains:
- the LOC107855086 gene encoding uncharacterized protein LOC107855086: MDSSSELYQQEEKVISVCEYAANMLRESFQCLTIILLSLLLPLTFIVLARLSVVRYLIATSAYMVPDTLLVRLYIYVNPTLLHLLVPFVSISALSQCLTGRTLSDHMMARPRVCASWFLLFAFQICACVGIEGSIAVGVDGSGFGHERLWLVTRSLFFLGLHETTLFWSKKVVKPVVDDTVFGAEAEDRYVEKVAMALSFGLLWWCKLRDEVESLVVVAEVKRDLIGSVGWWLYYVTVAIGMVKVVKALVWLNFVLFCGNVVDSDLSCADSSLLMPHSCRILQKYTTLSESDTHSLTFLKSPNNMESDNAGCCTRNDDKV, from the coding sequence ATGGATTCGAGTTCGGAATTATACCAACAAGAAGAGAAAGTGATTTCAGTTTGTGAGTATGCTGCTAACATGTTAAGAGAGTCATTTCAATGTCTCACCATTATCCTCCTCAGCCTTCTCCTACCTCTTACCTTCATCGTCCTCGCGAGGTTGTCAGTAGTGCGATATCTCATTGCCACGTCAGCTTACATGGTGCCCGATACACTTCTTGTTAGGCTCTACATATATGTCAATCCTACCCTTCTTCACCTACTAGTCCCATTTGTTAGCATTTCTGCTTTGTCTCAGTGCTTGACAGGACGGACTTTGTCCGATCACATGATGGCTAGACCTCGTGTTTGTGCTTCGTGGTTTTTGCTCTTCGCGTTTCAGATTTGCGCGTGTGTAGGGATAGAAGGTAGTATAGCCGTTGGAGTAGATGGTTCTGGTTTTGGTCACGAGAGACTGTGGTTGGTGACGAGGAGTTTGTTTTTCTTGGGATTGCATGAGACGACATTGTTTTGGTCGAAGAAAGTAGTGAAGCCGGTTGTGGATGACACGGTTTTTGGAGCTGAGGCGGAGGATAGGTACGTCGAGAAGGTGGCTATGGCTCTGAGTTTCGGTTTGTTGTGGTGGTGCAAGTTGAGGGATGAAGTTGAGTCATTAGTTGTTGTAGCTGAGGTGAAAAGGGACTTGATTGGTAGTGTTGGTTGGTGGTTGTATTATGTGACTGTGGCAATTGGTATGGTTAAGGTTGTTAAAGCACTTGTTTggctaaattttgtgttgttCTGTGGGAATGTGGTTGATTCAGACctaagttgcgcggactcttcacttttgatgccgcacTCGTGTCgtattctccaaaaatacactactttaaGTGAATCCGACACGCACTcgctgacatttttgaagagtccgaacaACATGGAGTCAGACAATGCAGGCTGTTGTACAAGAAATGATGACAAGGTCTGA
- the LOC107855085 gene encoding DELLA protein RGL1-like, with protein MDTKSPQLQSFKLSPRPAVKHRSPKAEHFTSPGVQIMDSHEHLQECGRNELINNSFVDPWYELDSEDLDSLYAVFDDKHHKNTSDKQVELLEDQRQNISDHWTQIDDSSNMVLQVTPEASNGIQPQVPRLGGFHDEKTNSISLASLELLNNCGRLFKKSSEENLSNVCRNEARVSNIPKLSTEEILRIAGERYIQYSTHKVDGLSMFIHPYASSLTGLSIEQTKDMELVHLLLAAAEEVDQQQFHLASQSIARCLWKASATGNPIQRLCFYFGEALQERIDHKIGRSPSFERKLRFLSTLALGTTPEALTCHTEIPFSQVMQFAGIQAIVENVKGATKIHLVDFNIRSGIQCTGLMQALAEQRDRPIELLKITAIGHQEKEEIEETGKRLQSFANSLNLPFSFAMVFMSDMKDLTAESVNVKEDEIVAVYCYTVLRTMICRQDNLDNTMRVIRGLRPAVVVVCEIEANHNSPSFLNRFVEAIFFYSVLFDCFEDCMDRDNLVRKRIEVYHIGEGIRNMVAAEGAERFTRNVKLDVWRAYFARFGMVEMEVSESSRYQAKLILEQFSHGSSCIVQNGGKALLVGWKGTPIKSVSIWKF; from the exons ATGGATACAAAATCACCGCAGCTTCAATCTTTTAAACTTTCACCACGACCAG CAGTAAAACACAGGTCACCGAAAGCCGAGCACTTCACTAGTCCTGGAGTTCAGATCATGGATAGTCACGAGCATCTTCAAGAGTGTGGGAGAAATGAATTGATCAACAATAGCTTCGTAGATCCATGGTATGAATTGGACAGTGAGGATCTTGATTCTCTTTACGCTGTATTTGACGACAAACATCATAAGAATACATCAGACAAACAAGTTGAGTTATTGGAAGATCAGCGACAAAACATTTCAGATCATTGGACACAAATTGATGATTCTTCCAATATGGTCTTGCAAGTGACCCCCGAAGCATCTAATGGCATTCAGCCTCAGGTGCCAAGGCTTGGCGGTTTCCATGACGAGAAAACAAATTCCATTTCTTTAGCATCTTTGGAGCTCTTGAACAATTGTGGGAGGTTGTTCAAGAAATCAAGCGAGGAAAACTTGAGCAACGTATGCAGGAACGAAGCTCGTGTAAGTAACATACCTAAGTTGTCAACAGAAGAAATCTTGCGAATTGCTGGAGAAAGATACATCCAGTACTCCACCCACAAGGTAGACGGTCTTTCCATGTTTATACATCCGTATGCTTCATCACTTACGGGACTTTCCATAGAACAAACAAAGGACATGGAACTTGTTCACCTCCTTTTAGCTGCCGCGGAAGAAGTGGATCAGCAGCAATTTCATTTGGCTAGCCAATCTATTGCGCGCTGCCTGTGGAAGGCATCTGCTACAG GTAATCCGATCCAGAGACTTTGTTTCTATTTTGGTGAAGCTTTACAAGAAAGGATTGATCACAAAATAGGAAGGTCCCCAAGTTTCGAAAGAAAATTAAGGTTTTTAAGCACTCTGGCGTTAGGTACTACACCTGAAGCGTTAACCTGCCACACGGAAATTCCCTTCAGTCAAGTAATGCAATTCGCAGGAATTCAGGCGATAGTTGAAAATGTTAAAGGTGCAACCAAGATTCATTTGGTTGACTTTAATATCAGAAGTGGAATTCAGTGTACGGGCTTGATGCAAGCTCTTGCAGAACAACGCGACCGTCCAATTGAGCTTTTGAAGATAACAGCCATTGGACACCAAGAAAAAGAGGAGATTGAAGAAACAGGCAAGAGATTACAAAGTTTTGCCAATTCCTTGAATCTTCCGTTTTCATTTGCTATGGTCTTTATGTCCGACATGAAAGATCTCACGGCAGAATCAGTCAATGTTAAAGAAGATGAAATCGTGGCTGTCTATTGTTACACTGTACTAAGGACAATGATCTGCAGGCAAGATAATTTGGACAACACGATGCGAGTAATCAGAGGACTAAGACCAGCTGTGGTGGTTGTTTGTGAAATTGAAGCGAACCATAATTCACCTTCATTTTTGAACCGTTTTGTAGAGGCAATTTTCTTTTATAGTGTTCTTTTTGATTGCTTCGAGGACTGCATGGATAGAGACAATTTGGTCAGAAAGAGGATTGAAGTATACCACATCGGTGAAGGTATCCGGAATATGGTTGCAGCTGAGGGTGCAGAAAGGTTCACCCGGAATGTGAAGCTTGATGTATGGAGAGCATACTTTGCAAGGTTTGGAATGGTGGAAATGGAGGTCAGTGAGTCATCTCGGTATCAAGCAAAACTGATTCTCGAGCAATTTTCTCATGGCAGTTCCTGCATTGTTCAAAATGGCGGGAAGGCTCTCCTAGTTGGATGGAAGGGAACACCCATTAAATCTGTTTCTATTTGGAAGTTCTAG
- the LOC107855145 gene encoding pentatricopeptide repeat-containing protein At1g09220, mitochondrial, whose translation MGRDVHYILNLIKNHQFCRKAIQQIHAQLVFITAENTSSPASAIPILLTLWNSLIRHYSLGIYPQESFLLFKHLKFQCGRIVFFDSFTYSFLIKGSANLGEFRVGKQVHCLSLKDGFESHVYVQTALVNMYGECGVLGEAKKVFDEMPVRNCVTWNALISSFVKWGDVSVARGLFDLMPEKNVVSWTGIIDGYTRMGRFDEALSLFKEMVVVEGIKPSEVTLLAIFPAIWNVRCLECCRMIHGYGEKSGINAFDIRVVNSLVDAYAKCGSMEDGVRAFEDISDERRNLVSWTSVISGYAMHGMAKEAFDSYKMMVDEGIEPNRITFLSMLNACSHGGLVDEGLEFLRKMVDEFGIQPDIKHYGCLIDMLGREGRLEEAEKIALEIPNTMSNVVIWRTLLGACSFHDNADMGERVMQKIMEMENKYGGDYVLLSNILAGMGRYVDSEGVRRVMDEQNAIKAPGISFT comes from the coding sequence ATGGGGAGAGATGTTCATTATATTCTTAACCTCATTAAAAACCACCAGTTCTGTCGGAAAGCAATTCaacaaattcatgctcagttagtATTTATCACTGCTGAAAACACATCAAGTCCAGCTTCTGCAATACCCATTTTACTAACTCTGTGGAACTCTTTAATTCGGCATTATTCTCTTGGTATTTATCCACAAGAATCTTTTTTGTTGTTCAAGCATTTGAAGTTTCAATGTGGACGCATTGTATTCTTTGATAGCTTTACGTATTCGTTCTTGATTAAAGGATCAGCTAATTTAGGAGAGTTTCGTGTTGGGAAACAGGTTCATTGTTTGAGTTTAAAGGATGGTTTTGAATCCCATGTTTACGTGCAAACTGCATTGGTTAATATGTATGGTGAATGTGGGGTTTTGGGAGAAGCGAAGaaggtgttcgatgaaatgcctgTGAGAAATTGTGTGACGTGGAATGCTTTGATTAGTAGTTTTGTTAAATGGGGGGATGTTAGCGTTGCGAGGGGATTGTTTGATTTAATGCCGGAGAAGAATGTTGTTTCTTGGACGGGTATTATCGATGGTTATACGCGGATGGGGAGGTTTGATGAGGCGTTGTCGTTGTTTAAGGAGATGGTCGTGGTTGAAGGGATTAAACCGAGTGAAGTGACACTTTTGGCGATTTTCCCGGCTATTTGGAATGTTCGGTGTTTAGAGTGTTGTAGGATGATTCATGGTTATGGGGAGAAGAGTGGTATTAATGCGTTTGATATACGAGTTGTGAATTCGCTCGTGGATGCTTATGCTAAGTGTGGAAGCATGGAAGATGGTGTGAGAGCTTTTGAGGATATATCGGATGAGAGAAGGAATTTGGTGTCGTGGACGTCAGTAATATCGGGATATGCAATGCATGGGATGGCAAAAGAAGCTTTTGATAGTTATAAGATGATGGTGGATGAAGGTATTGAACCAAATCGGATAACGTTTTTGAGTATGCTCAATGCTTGCAGTCATGGAGGTTTAGTGGATGAGGGGCTCGAGTTTCTTAGAAAGATGGTTGATGAGTTTGGGATTCAACCAGACATTAAGCATTATGGTTGCTTGATTGACATGTTGGGGAGGGAAGGTAGGTTAGAAGAAGCAGAAAAGATAGCGTTGGAGATACCTAATACGATGTCTAATGTTGTGATTTGGAGAACGTTGTTGGGTGCTTGTAGCTTTCATGATAATGCAGATATGGGAGAAAGAGTTATGCAGAAGATTATGGAGATGGAAAACAAGTATGGTGGCGATTATGTGCTTCTTTCTAATATCCTTGCAGGTATGGGCAGGTACGTGGATTCTGAGGGTGTGAGGCGAGTGATGGACGAGCAAAATGCAATCAAAGCTCCCGGTATTAGCTTTACTTAA
- the LOC107855125 gene encoding calvin cycle protein CP12-2, chloroplastic gives MASSIAGVNLTTPAILSKSSDFPKIHPFNFPTLNNPWKNKNRKMYVAPLSATPDNKLSDLVAESVKEAEQACADDPVSGECAAAWDVVEEASAAASHARDRKKESSDPLENYCKDNPETDECRTYDN, from the coding sequence ATGGCTTCTTCCATAGCTGGTGTTAATCTCACAACTCCAGCAATCCTCTCCAAATCATCCGATTTCCCGAAAATCCATCCCTTCAACTTCCCAACACTAAACAATCCATGGAAGAACAAGAACAGAAAGATGTACGTAGCACCATTATCAGCAACACCGGATAACAAGCTATCTGATTTAGTCGCGGAGAGTGTCAAAGAAGCAGAACAAGCGTGTGCTGACGATCCGGTGAGCGGTGAATGTGCAGCAGCATGGGATGTGGTGGAAGAGGCAAGTGCAGCAGCAAGTCATGCAAGGGATAGGAAGAAGGAATCATCTGATCCATTGGAGAATTACTGCAAGGATAATCCGGAAACTGATGAATGTCGTACTTATGATAATTGA
- the LOC107855103 gene encoding bZIP transcription factor 53 yields MTLTPQSVSSGSDADPRYVKFDERKMKRMESNRQSTKRSRMRKQQRLEELKSETTQLQNQNSICRDKIDSVERKYHSVDTENNVLRAQLAELTERLNSLNELTQFWADTTGFPVDVAEIPDILLEPWQLPCPTHAIAASDMFQF; encoded by the coding sequence ATGACTTTGACTCCACAATCCGTGAGTTCTGGTTCGGATGCTGATCCGAGGTATGTAAAGTTTGATGAAAGGAAAATGAAGAGAATGGAATCCAACCGCCAGTCGACCAAGAGGTCACGGATGAGGAAGCAGCAGCGTTTGGAGGAGTTAAAGAGCGAAACAACTCAGCTGCAGAACCAGAACAGTATCTGCCGCGATAAGATTGATTCTGTCGAAAGGAAGTATCATTCCGTTGACACTGAGAACAACGTGTTGAGGGCTCAACTCGCAGAACTGACTGAACGGTTGAATTCGCTGAACGAACTCACTCAATTCTGGGCTGATACCACTGGATTTCCTGTCGACGTTGCTGAAATTCCCGACATTTTGCTGGAGCCGTGGCAACTGCCGTGCCCAACTCATGCTATCGCTGCTTCCGATATGTTCCAATTTTGA